In Gouania willdenowi chromosome 17, fGouWil2.1, whole genome shotgun sequence, one DNA window encodes the following:
- the LOC114479529 gene encoding zona pellucida sperm-binding protein 4-like codes for MVPLKYGFGVLMGIAVLLVGDIAAQSYLMPPLKKPQQSLQRNLQYSKLTPHEVPEKCQIGENEKIRCGIPDITVEQCEKINCCYDGHQCYYGKAVTVQCTRDGQFVVVLAREATVPPIDVNAISLLGSNEAFCSPVDSTSSFVIFQFPVTSCGTVLKDEGDFVVYENHMSSSYEVGIGPRGSITRDSHFELLFQCRYSGTGVEALVLDVNDLPPPIPVAAAGPLQVDLRLGSGQCHAKGCVEEEAAYNSFYSPVDYPITRVLREPVYVEVRLLERSDPGLILNLENCWSTSSPDPQSLPQWDLLIDGCPYHDDRYLTTLVPVDSSSGLQFPNHHKRFIMRMFSFVDASDYTPQKDTVFIHCSTSVCYPSSTDSCEQLCHRHRRAAATTVKKASFNSKALVSSGEVIYTGQKTSP; via the exons ATGGTGCCTTTGAAGTATGGGTTTGGTGTTTTGATGGGGATAGCTGTCCTTTTAGTAGGAGATATTGCTGCCCAGAGTTACCTGATGCCTCCACTGAAGAAGCCTCAGCAATCTTTACAGCGTAATCTGCAATATTCTAAATTAACTCCACACGAAGTGCCTGAAAAATGCCAGATTGGGGAGAATGAGAAGATTCGCTGTGGAATTCCTGATATTACTGTTGAACAGTGTGAAAAGATCAACTGCTGCTATGATGGGCACCAATGCTACTATGGGAAAGCAG TGACTGTGCAATGTACGAGGGATGGTCAGTTTGTAGTGGTTTTGGCCCGAGAAGCAACAGTGCCCCCAATCGACGTCAATGCCATCAGCCTGCTTGGATCGAACGAGGCCTTCTGCTCTCCTGTGGACAGTACATCTAGCTTTGTTATCTTTCAATTTCCTGTGACTTCTTGTGGTACAGTGCTTAAG GATGAAGGGGACTTTGTAGTTTATGAAAACCACATGTCTTCCTCATATGAAGTGGGGATTGGGCCTAGAGGATCAATCACCAGAGACAGCCATTTTGA GTTACTGTTCCAGTGTCGATACTCTGGCACTGGAGTAGAGGCACTAGTCCTGGATGTGAATGACCTTCCTCCTCCCATTCCGGTTGCTGCAGCAGGTCCTCTTCAAGTCGACCTCCGACTGGGCAGTGGACAATGTCATGCTAAAGGATGTGTGGAGG AAGAGGCAGCGTACAACTCCTTCTACTCTCCAGTTGACTACCCCATCACTAGAGTGCTGAGGGAACCAGTCTATGTTGAAGTGCGTCTCCTGGAAAGATCTGACCCAGGTCTTATCCTAAACCTTGAGAACTGTTGGTCCACGTCATCCCCTGATCCTCAGAGTCTGCCACAGTGGGATCTCCTGATTGATGG GTGTCCCTACCATGATGACCGGTACCTTACCACTTTAGTTCCTGTGGATAGCTCTTCTGGGCTTCAGTTCCCCAATCACCACAAACGCTTCATCATGAGAATGTTCTCATTTGTTGACGCAAGTGACTACACTCCCCAGAAGGACACG gTGTTTATCCATTGTTCAACATCTGTGTGTTACCCAAGCAGCACAGACTCCTGTGAACAGCTGTGTCACCGACACA GGAGAGCAGCAGCAACTACAGTGAAGAAGGCTTCCTTTAACTCCAAGGCCCTGGTATCAAGTGGTGAGGTGATCTACACAGGACAGAAGACatctccttaa